The region GACAACTGACCGAAGGGCCCCACTCCCGTGGCCTTCGCCCTGCGTAAGCGCGGCCCGAGCACGTTCGAGCGGGCCGCCGACGGCTCGATGACGCTCATCGAGCACGTCCGCGAACTGCGCAACCGTCTCTTCCGCGCGTCGCTGGCAATCATGATCGGCTTCGGTGTCGGCATCTGGTTGGCGACGCCGGTCCGGATCCTGTTGTCGAAGCCGTACTGCGACCTTGACGCCTCGATCGACCCGGTCTCCGGCAAGTGCAAGTTCGTCCAGCTCGGTGTGGCGGACGTCTTCCTGCTCAACCTGAAGATCGGCCTGTGGGTGGGTCTGGTCATCGCGGCGCCCATCTGGCTCTACCAGCTCTGGGCGTTCATCGCGCCTGGTCTGCACCGGCACGAGCGGCGGTACGCGTACATCTTCACGGCGCTCGCCGCGCCGTTGTTCGCGGCCGGTGCGGTGCTGGCCTTCTTCGTCACCACCAAGGGCCTCGAGTTCCTGCTCAACGTGTCTGGCGACGACATCGCGACCAACCTGGAAGTCACCCGCTACATCTCGTTCGTCACCAATCTGATCCTGCTGTTCGGGGTGGCGTTCGAGTTCCCGCTGATCGTGCTGATGCTCAACTTCGTGGGTCTGGCCAGCGCGAAGCGGCTGCTCAGCTGGTGGCGGGTGGCGATCTTCGTGTTCTTCGCCTTCTCCGCCGTGGTCACCCCCACCCCGGACCCGTTCGGGATGACCGCGCTGGCGCTCTGCCTCTCCGCGCTCTACTTCGCCGCTGTCGGGGTCGCGTTCATCAACGACAGGCGGCGTGGGCGCGGCAAGGAGGTCTACGCCGGCATCGACGACGACGAGGTGTCGCCGTTGGAGTTCGACGCGGACCCGGTCGTGGCCGGGCAACGGGTCGACGCGGCGGAGCCGATCGGCGTTCCCGAGCCGATCGCCAAGCCGGCACCGATCGAGCGTCGCTACGACGACATGACCTGACGGCCTGCGCGCCGCCCGGTCAGCCGACGCCGTCCCCGTCCTTCGGGGGCGGCGTCGCCGCGTCACCGGCAGCGTCGGCGGCGGGACCGACGGTGACCGCGCCTGCCCCTGGTGAACGACGGGTGTCCGACCGGTACGGTGCTGCCCGTGACCGCAGACGATCACCTGCCGGGCCCGGTCGACCGCGCCCCGCTCCCCGGTGGCCCGGTGGCCGTACTCACGAACCCGACCGCCGGCCGGGGACGCTACCGCGCCCTGCTGCCCCGGCTGCTGGACGGCCTGGCCGCCGCCGGTCGCCCGGTCCGGCTGCTGCCGGCGTCCAGCCCGGGCGAGGCGGAGACGGCGTGTCGTACGGCGGTCGCGGACGGCGCCGGAGCGCTCGTGGCGATCGGTGGGGACGGCACCGTGCACCGCGCGTTGCAGGCGGTCGCGGGCACCGACGTGCCGTTCGGACCGATCCCCGCCGGCACCGGCAACGACTTCGCCCTGGACACCGGCTTCCCGGCCGACCCCCTCGCGGCGGCGGACGTGATCGCGTCCGCGCTACGCGACGGCCGCAGCCACACCGTCGACCTGGCCCGGATGAACGCGGTCGACGGCACCGTGCGCTGGTACGGGGCGGTCCTCGCCGCCGGGTTCGACGCGATCGTCAACGAGCGGGCCAACCGGA is a window of Micromonospora sp. WMMD961 DNA encoding:
- the tatC gene encoding twin-arginine translocase subunit TatC; amino-acid sequence: MAFALRKRGPSTFERAADGSMTLIEHVRELRNRLFRASLAIMIGFGVGIWLATPVRILLSKPYCDLDASIDPVSGKCKFVQLGVADVFLLNLKIGLWVGLVIAAPIWLYQLWAFIAPGLHRHERRYAYIFTALAAPLFAAGAVLAFFVTTKGLEFLLNVSGDDIATNLEVTRYISFVTNLILLFGVAFEFPLIVLMLNFVGLASAKRLLSWWRVAIFVFFAFSAVVTPTPDPFGMTALALCLSALYFAAVGVAFINDRRRGRGKEVYAGIDDDEVSPLEFDADPVVAGQRVDAAEPIGVPEPIAKPAPIERRYDDMT
- a CDS encoding diacylglycerol kinase, whose amino-acid sequence is MTADDHLPGPVDRAPLPGGPVAVLTNPTAGRGRYRALLPRLLDGLAAAGRPVRLLPASSPGEAETACRTAVADGAGALVAIGGDGTVHRALQAVAGTDVPFGPIPAGTGNDFALDTGFPADPLAAADVIASALRDGRSHTVDLARMNAVDGTVRWYGAVLAAGFDAIVNERANRMRWPRGPRRYDLAIVVELARLRPRRYTLRLDGVPHELDAVLVAVGNCPTYGGGMRICPDADPTDGLLDVVVAGRVDRRTLIRVKPRIYQGTHVSHPLVRSFRARTVELAAEGITTYADGERSLGLPVTISAVPGAVRLLR